From the genome of Desulfonatronovibrio magnus:
AGGTAATAAACTTTGTCAACAACAGGTTTATCCAATGGAAACTGGATCAGGGCTGTCTGTTGTGTCACGCTGCAGCTGTATGCAAAAATGGAAGCGGACTGATTCTGGCGGGGTTTTCAGGCATGGGCAAGTCAACCCTTGCTTTACATCTTATGAATAAAGATTTGACCTTCATAAGCAATGACCGGCTCATGGTAGAAAAAAAGGGTGCAGAACTAAAAATGTACGGTGTGGCCAAATTGCCAAGAGTCAATCCCGGCACCATCCTCAACAATCCCAGTTTAACCGGCATTTTATCCATTGAGGAAATAAATCAGTTCCAGAAAATCAAATCTGAAGACATATGGGATCTGGAACAAAAATATGACGTTTTTATTGATCAGTGTTTCGGACCAGATAAGTTTAATCTGACTTCCAATGTAAAGGCGTTAGTTCTTCTTAACTGGCATCATACTGACGAACCATTCAAGTGTAAAAAAATTGACCTCCGACAAAGACAGGAACTTCTAAGTGCTGTAATGAAATCGCCCGGTCTTTTTTATCTGAGTGTAGACCCTGCTGAATATCTCGAACCTGACAGGGAAAAATATCTTGACCTGTTTTCACATTGTCATGTGTATGAACTCTCCGGCGGAGTAAATTTTTATAAAGCAGCTCAAGAGTGTTATCAAATTCTAAAAGAGTAGTGATCATGACCAGACTATCCAACCCTCTGTCAATCAGCAGAATGAAACGAGGAAACAAGTTTCTGCTTTTGGTGATCATTTTGCTCATTGTGGCTTACCTGGCCAAAGGTTTTTTCTTTTCATCACAACCAGCGAGACAAGACAAAGGCTCACTGCCTTCCTACCTGCTGATAGAAAACTGGCAGGCCCATGTGCAGGAGGTCGTCAATCCCCATACTCTGACTGTATTATCACCCCACGGAGAAAAAATAATCATCAGGTTGTATGGAGTTGAAGGTCCACCCGAAAATAATACCTCTTATCGTGAATCCGTCAGGCTTGTGGCTGAAATGATTAATCAGGACCAGGTGATAATTATTCCTTTCAGGGAAGACCAGCGAGGAAGACTGATTGCCAATGTCCACTCATCTGTTCATGGACGAAATTTCAGCGAGGAGCTGATCAGAAATGGACTTGCAGCTGTTTCAAGAGACTATTGCCGCCATGAAATATGCATGTACTGGTTCGGTCTTGAAGAAGATGCCCGAAGAACAAACAGGGGCATGTGGCGTAACAAAGGGAGTTAGCGCCATGCAACTATCTCCATTCCCTGATGCGTGATACTTCCGCACCCAGCATGCAGAAGTACTTTGCTGAAAACCAGGACAGTCCCATTGCCTATCGCTCAGCCTGGATCCTGACCGGAACACTTTCTTTCCAGTTTTTTATGACAGGGTTTCAGGAGTAAGTTAGTATGCGCCTGACATCAACTCTGAACACCTCATCATTCCCAGTTCATCACCATTCATTCATCACCCTTCGTTGAAAAGACATATTTGTGTCATAAATCTGTAACAGAGGATTTATATACACTGTTCATGTCAACGACAGATATGTTTTGTCATCCAATTAAATCGTTTTAACGGAGGATTTTATTATGAAAAAGTTTGTTTTTCTCACACTTTTGCTGTCCATGCTTTTCGCAGGCAGCGCCACAGCCCAGGTTGACCCCAAATTGCCTGAATATAAGCCTACAAGCGGCGTATCCGGAAACTTGGCCAGTATGGGTTCAGACACTTTGAACAACCTTATGACCTTATGGGCTGAAACATTCAGAGGTTTTTATCCTAATGTTAACATTGAAATTCAAGGTGCCGGATCAGGAACTGCACCGCCAGCTTTGACTGAAGCAACTGTAAACTTTGGACCCATGAGCCGTGAAATGAGAGCTTCAGAAATTGAAGCCTTTGAAAACCGCTACGGTTACCCTCCCACCATGGTTCCAGTTGGTATTGACACCATTGCTGTATTCGTAAACAGAGACAATCCCATTGAATGTCTTTCCATTCCTGAAGTTGATGCCATTTTCTCTGATACACGTCGGTGTGGTCTTGGCGAAAGCATCACCCGCTGGGGTCAGGTAGGTCTGACTGGCGCATGGGCTAACCGGGACTTTACACTTTACAGCCGTAACGCAGTTTCAGGCACATATGGATTCTTCAGGCAGCACGCTCTTTGTGACGGAGATTTCAGTCCGTCAATCAATGAGCAGCCAGGTTCTGCTTCTGTTGTTCAGGGTGTTAGCGAATCCATTAATGGCATTGGATACTCTGGAATCGGATACAGAACATCCGGGGTAAAAGTCGTTGCCCTGGCTCCTGAGCACGGCGGCACCTGCTATGAAGCAACTGGCGAAAATGCAGCTTCAGGCAATTATCCACTGGCCAGATATCTTTTTGTTTACGTCAACAAGCATCCTGAAAGAGACCTGCCACCTGTTGAGAGAGAGTTTCTGAGGATGGTTCTTTCAAAGCAGGGTCAGGACGTAGTTGTTCGAGATGGCTTTCTTCCTCTGCCTGAGTCAGTTGCCAAAAATGTTCGTGAGCAGCTTGGCCTGTAGTTTAGACTAAAATTATCAGCAGCAATCCTGACTTATGGTTTGCTGCTGATATTATTTCAGTTGCAACCACAGGGAGCATTACCCGTTTCAACCACAAACGTCACAAAAAGCACAGAAATAGTGACTCCCCTTTTCCCGATTATGATCTTCTGTGTTTTCTGTGATCTATGTGGTTAAAGTTATTTTAACAGGTAAGGCAACCCTCACGACAAGATATATTCAGGACAATTAAATGACTGAAAAAAACCATTCCAAAACCTATCTTCCTGGTGAAGAAAGAAGAAACAAACTCCGTAAGTATAGAGCTGTTAAAGATTTTATATCCAAATTTGGAGTCAGCATCGGCGGTGTAAATGTCATCATTGCCCTGGCCTTAATCTTTATATTCCTGTTCATTGAAGTCCTGCCCATGCTCAAAGGTTCATCGGTTGAACCGGAAACAAGCTTTTACTCACCAGCAAGAAATAGCCAACTGATGTTTATGGACATGGATCGGTACCATGAAATTGGAGTCAGCTATCACAGCGATGGAAGAGTCATTTTTTTCGATCTATGGGATGGAACTCACATCAAAACAGTTTCGCTCAATCTTCCACAGGATGTAACCATCACCAGTCATGCAGCTGGAGAACCCCGGACCAACATTAAAGTAATCGGACTAAGTGATGGCACTGCTATGGTTTTGGAGCATGATTTTCAAGCCAGACACTCAGAAGGAATCAGGACCATTACTCCACATGTTCTTTTTCCCTACGGTGAGGAACCTTTTGTTGTTGATGAAAACAGAGGACCACTGACATCAATCGGGGTCCAGAGAGGAAGTCGAGGGACTGCAGTGGCTGCAACCACTGAAGACAACCGGCTGCTGCTCATCAAATTTGCTACGAGAGTGTCTTTCATGACCGGTGAGACTGAAGTTGAAATCCAAAAATTTCCTTTAGGAAAATCTAAAGAAAACATTGAACATCTTCTGATATCAGCCAATCATTTCAGTCTTTATACCATTGATTCTCGAGGATACATTCACTTTTACAACATAACCCGTCCTGCAGACTATAAGCTGGTCCAGTCGCTGCCGGCAGTTCCAGACCAGAGTGTACAAATTACCACCGCTGGCTTTGTCCTTGGTACCACTTCCATAATTGTTGGCAGATCTGATGGCACTATAAGTCAGTACTTTGTTGTCAGGGATGATGACAATATAAACAGACTTAAAAGAATCAGAGACTTTGAACCTCATCCTTCTGCAGTTACCGCCTTCACTTCAGAATACTATCGCAAGGGTTTTTATACTGCCGATGCAAGTGGTAATCTGGCTGGTCACTATCCAGCCTCCCACCGTACTGTATTTATGCAGAATATATCTGACAGCCCCATTACAAACATTGCCCTGTCTCCAGTACAGCGCCTGATTTTTGCAAAAGACAAGAGTGATCAGATAAACCTGCTTCACGTGTTTAATGCTCATCCTGAAGTCTCTATGAAGGCCTTGTGGCAGAAAGTATGGTATGAAGGAAGGTCAAAACCTGATTACATCTGGCAGTCATCATCTGCAACCGATGACTTTGAACCCAAGTTCAGTCAGGTCCCCTTGACGCTGGGGACCATAAAGGCTGCCTTTTATGCCATGCTTCTGGCCATGCCCCTGGCCATCATGGGGGCAATCTATACAGCTTACTTTATGACCTCCAGAATGAGAAGACTGGTCAAACCATCCATTGAAATCATGGAGGCATTGCCCACAGTCATTCTGGGATTCCTTGCTGGTCTCTGGCTGGCCCCATTTGTGGAAAATCATCTTCCAGCCATATTTTCAATCATAATTTTCATGCCCCTGGCCATTCTGGCCTTTGCTTTTCTATGGTCTAAAATACCTGCCCGGATACGTAAAAGAATAACATCAGGCTGGGAAGCAGCATTCCTTATACCAATAATAATTTTCATGGGCTGGTTTTGTATATTCATGAGCCCTTATATTGAATTATGGTTTTTCAACGGCAGCGCCAGACAATGGCTGACGGATGTAGGCATAACCTATGACCAGCGAAATGCTTTGGTTGTCGGCCTGGCCATGGGTTTCGCAGTCATTCCTACCATCTTTTCCATTGCTGAAGATGCCATATTCAGTGTCCCCAAGCATTTGACCGAAGGATCTCTGGCGCTGGGCGCTACTCGCTGGCAAACAGTAACCAAGGTGGTTCTGCTGACTGCCAGCCCAGGTATTTTTTCCGCAGTCATGATCGGGTTTGGACGAGCTGTGGGCGAAACCATGATCGTGCTTATGGCCACTGGCAACAGTCCGGTCACAAACTTCAATATTTTCGAAGGTATGCGCACCCTTTCAGCGAACATTGCTGTGGAACTTACAGAAACAGCTGTGGGCGGGACCCACTACCGCATTCTCTTTTTATCGGCCCTTGTTCTGTTTATTCTGACGTTTATCCTGAACACTGCTGCGGAGATTGTCAGACAGAGACTTCGAAAAAAATACAGCTCCCTTTAATCAGGAAATAACTTATGTTTATCAAAGAATGGTTTAAATCAGGAAATCCCTGGATATGGCTTACCGCAGGAATGGTGTCCATAAGCATGATCATGGTTTTTGGGCTGTTGCTGCTTATAGCCAGCAGAGGCCTTGGTCACTTCTGGCCCAAGCCTGTAATTGAAGCGTACTACCAGCAAAGTGAAGATGAAAAGATTCGCATTCTTGGCAAGCTCAGAAGATCTGAAACAGTTGCAGCGCAATTGATGCGCGAAGCAGGCTTCAACATCCCTGAATATCCGGAACTTGCTGAAAGACATCTGTTCAAGGTCGGCAACAGAGACGTGCATGGACGTGACTTTCAGTGGTTTGCTCAGCCTTTGATGACTGAATGGAAATATCCCAAAAATGTACTTGTTCTTGAAAGACGAGAGTGGGGAGATTTTATCGGTTACCTGATGAACATCAAGGAAAACGGGAAGGTCATAGCAGAAGGCGAGGATGCCTGGAAAGAGCTGTACCCAAGGGCAGCACGCGCTTCAAGCCTGTTTGATCAGATTGAGCATATTGAGCGCTTTGAAATAGGAAGAATCAACAGGCTCATGGAAAGGGTCAGGCTGGGAGAACGAAGACTTGAGCTTGATACCTCCATGGATGATGAGGCCAGAGAAGAAGCCTGGAATGAGCTGCAGCTGGAAAGAGAAAGATTGTCCCATGAATATGATCAACTGAACTCCAAACGTCTGGAGCTTGCTGATCAAATGCGCAGGGATTCCCTTACAGCAGAGACCATGGAAGGCAGAATGGTTGACATTAGCATGTCCTTGATTGTCAGTGCCTTCCGCCCCAACGACATGAGCTTTTTGGAAAAGACCAGACACTATATTTCCAATTTCTGGAACTTCATTACGGGATTCCCCAGGGAAGCAAATACTGAAGGGGGGATCTTTCCAGCCATTTTCGGCACTGTAATCATGGTTATTATCATGTCCATTGTTGTGACCCCTCTGGGCGTTTTAGCTGCCATTTATCTGCGCGAATACGCCAAACAGGGAACATTTGTGAGAATAATCAGGATATCTGTAAACAATCTGGCAGGCGTTCCATCAATAGTTTTCGGTGTTTTCGGACTGGGCTTTTTTATCTACTTCCTTGGAGGAAATATTGATCAGATATTTTATCCTGAAGCTCTGCCCGCACCTACTTTTGGCACGCCAGGGCTTTTGTGGTCATCCCTGACCCTTGCCCTGCTGACCCTGCCTGTAGTAATCGTAGCCACTGAGGAAGGATTGACCAGAATACCCAGATCCATTCGTGAAGGCAGCCTGGCTCTCGGGGCTACCAAGGCCGAAACTCTTTGGAGAACAGTGATTCCCCT
Proteins encoded in this window:
- the pstA gene encoding phosphate ABC transporter permease PstA encodes the protein MFIKEWFKSGNPWIWLTAGMVSISMIMVFGLLLLIASRGLGHFWPKPVIEAYYQQSEDEKIRILGKLRRSETVAAQLMREAGFNIPEYPELAERHLFKVGNRDVHGRDFQWFAQPLMTEWKYPKNVLVLERREWGDFIGYLMNIKENGKVIAEGEDAWKELYPRAARASSLFDQIEHIERFEIGRINRLMERVRLGERRLELDTSMDDEAREEAWNELQLERERLSHEYDQLNSKRLELADQMRRDSLTAETMEGRMVDISMSLIVSAFRPNDMSFLEKTRHYISNFWNFITGFPREANTEGGIFPAIFGTVIMVIIMSIVVTPLGVLAAIYLREYAKQGTFVRIIRISVNNLAGVPSIVFGVFGLGFFIYFLGGNIDQIFYPEALPAPTFGTPGLLWSSLTLALLTLPVVIVATEEGLTRIPRSIREGSLALGATKAETLWRTVIPLATPAMMTGLILAVARAAGEVAPLMLVGVVKLAPSLPVDSIFPFIHLERKFMHLGFHIFDVGFQSPNVEAARPLVYATSLVLVFIIVVLNLTAITIRNYLREKYKSQGD
- a CDS encoding ABC transporter permease subunit, whose protein sequence is MTEKNHSKTYLPGEERRNKLRKYRAVKDFISKFGVSIGGVNVIIALALIFIFLFIEVLPMLKGSSVEPETSFYSPARNSQLMFMDMDRYHEIGVSYHSDGRVIFFDLWDGTHIKTVSLNLPQDVTITSHAAGEPRTNIKVIGLSDGTAMVLEHDFQARHSEGIRTITPHVLFPYGEEPFVVDENRGPLTSIGVQRGSRGTAVAATTEDNRLLLIKFATRVSFMTGETEVEIQKFPLGKSKENIEHLLISANHFSLYTIDSRGYIHFYNITRPADYKLVQSLPAVPDQSVQITTAGFVLGTTSIIVGRSDGTISQYFVVRDDDNINRLKRIRDFEPHPSAVTAFTSEYYRKGFYTADASGNLAGHYPASHRTVFMQNISDSPITNIALSPVQRLIFAKDKSDQINLLHVFNAHPEVSMKALWQKVWYEGRSKPDYIWQSSSATDDFEPKFSQVPLTLGTIKAAFYAMLLAMPLAIMGAIYTAYFMTSRMRRLVKPSIEIMEALPTVILGFLAGLWLAPFVENHLPAIFSIIIFMPLAILAFAFLWSKIPARIRKRITSGWEAAFLIPIIIFMGWFCIFMSPYIELWFFNGSARQWLTDVGITYDQRNALVVGLAMGFAVIPTIFSIAEDAIFSVPKHLTEGSLALGATRWQTVTKVVLLTASPGIFSAVMIGFGRAVGETMIVLMATGNSPVTNFNIFEGMRTLSANIAVELTETAVGGTHYRILFLSALVLFILTFILNTAAEIVRQRLRKKYSSL
- a CDS encoding PstS family phosphate ABC transporter substrate-binding protein: MKKFVFLTLLLSMLFAGSATAQVDPKLPEYKPTSGVSGNLASMGSDTLNNLMTLWAETFRGFYPNVNIEIQGAGSGTAPPALTEATVNFGPMSREMRASEIEAFENRYGYPPTMVPVGIDTIAVFVNRDNPIECLSIPEVDAIFSDTRRCGLGESITRWGQVGLTGAWANRDFTLYSRNAVSGTYGFFRQHALCDGDFSPSINEQPGSASVVQGVSESINGIGYSGIGYRTSGVKVVALAPEHGGTCYEATGENAASGNYPLARYLFVYVNKHPERDLPPVEREFLRMVLSKQGQDVVVRDGFLPLPESVAKNVREQLGL
- a CDS encoding thermonuclease family protein, which produces MTRLSNPLSISRMKRGNKFLLLVIILLIVAYLAKGFFFSSQPARQDKGSLPSYLLIENWQAHVQEVVNPHTLTVLSPHGEKIIIRLYGVEGPPENNTSYRESVRLVAEMINQDQVIIIPFREDQRGRLIANVHSSVHGRNFSEELIRNGLAAVSRDYCRHEICMYWFGLEEDARRTNRGMWRNKGS
- a CDS encoding HprK-related kinase B — protein: MTDNCTFKHIVQEILDKQELNKNIRVRLDDCLIEVQTNSGPLLEKLDHYFQPFSSQEKTAPDFIVKAVECPCVDTRLQLTLKEPEPGKEKIKEEYCHVGNGRVVRKTISGMVFYFNDRLNLALGPCSVNDNQVINFVNNRFIQWKLDQGCLLCHAAAVCKNGSGLILAGFSGMGKSTLALHLMNKDLTFISNDRLMVEKKGAELKMYGVAKLPRVNPGTILNNPSLTGILSIEEINQFQKIKSEDIWDLEQKYDVFIDQCFGPDKFNLTSNVKALVLLNWHHTDEPFKCKKIDLRQRQELLSAVMKSPGLFYLSVDPAEYLEPDREKYLDLFSHCHVYELSGGVNFYKAAQECYQILKE